GACATGTCGCTGGAGCAGATCATGCAGTGGGGCAGCCGCTTCCAGCCAGAGTCCATGCGTGCCATTTTTGACCTGCTGCTGGTCGGGCTGTTCACGCCTTCCGCATTGTCCGGTTTGCCCGCCCTGGTACTGGGTGGTGCAGAAGACCGGATCATCAGCCCGACGGATGTCCAGGAAACGGCCGAACGCTTTGGTGTGGAAGGGCTGATCCTGCCGGATCTCGGGCACATGATGATGCTGGATGCGCACAATGCTGGTGTTCTGTTGCGCATTCAGGACTGGTTGCAGCAGCATTGGCCGATATGACCTTGGTCTGTTGCGGTGCAGCATCGAACATGCTAGGGCATGCATGCCGCCTCCGGTACAATGTGCAATGCGTCGGGAATTGATCCGGCGCAAATTTCTTCAGGCGCATTGCCGCGGGTACAGAGATGATTTGCAACCCCTACGAAATCGTCATTCAGGGTATGACTTCCGAAGGACGGGTTTTCCGTCCGAGCGACTGGGCAGAGCGACTGTCCGGCATTCTGGCCTCATTCGAATCGGACCAGAAAAAGCTTGAATATCACGCTTATGTACGGCCCTTGATGCTGGAAAACGTGCGTTGTGTGGCTGTGGACAAAAAGCTTGAAAAAATCGATCCGCGCGTCTTCCAGTTCCTGATGTCCTTTGCCCACGACAACGATTTGCGGGTGCTGGATTGCCGCCAGCTGATTGACGAGGTCTACCCGAGCCGCTTCCTCGCCTGATGACCGAAGCCGCAAGACGGATGTACGCACCACTGTCTTGTTGCTGGCGACCGGCATCCTGATGCAAGCCAGCAGACAGCCGGATCATTTGATCCGGCTGTCTGCTTTTCAGGACCGGCTGGTACGTTAATCGGCAAACACGGGCGTCTGTCCCTGCATTTGCGCCATTACGGCCGCCTGGATGTCACTGGAAATCAGCATGGCTGCGTTCCAGTGGGCGACTTGCTCCAGCCCTTCGGCAACGCTGTGGTCGCGGCTGTAGTTCAGCACCTGCTTGGTGCCGCGCAGTGCCAGCGGTGACTTGCCGGCCAACATGCCGGCCAGTTCGCTGGCTGCCGACAGCAGGATTTCCTTGTCCGGCAAGACCTGGGTGACCAGACCGATGCGCTCGGCTTCTTCTGCATCGATCTGGCGTCCGGTCAGGGCCAGTTCGCGGGCACGCCCGTCACCGACGACATGATGCAGGCGTTGCAAGGTTCCTACGTCTGCCACCATGCCGATGTCGATTTCCTTGACGCAGAAAGTGGCATTGCCGGCAGCCAGCCGGATGTCGGCTGCCAGCGCCACATCCAGCCCGCCACCAACACAGGCACCGTGGATCGCGGCAATGACCGGCTTGCGGCAGGCTTCCAGCGCGGTGACCGAGCGTTGCAGGCGCCTGATGGTGGCCAGCAGCTTTTCGCGCTTGCGGCCTTCGCAAGGATCGTGGATCGCCTGTTGCAGGCCCGCCAGCATCATCAGGTCGATGCCGGCGCAAAAGTGCCTTCCCTCGCCTGCCAGTACCACGACCCGTACCTCCGGCGTGTCATCCGCCCACTCAAAGGCCCGCCGCAGTTCTTCCCACATCTGCTCGTTCAGGGCGTTGGCCTTGTCCGGGCGATTGAAATGGATGGTGGCGACATGAGCCTCCAGCGCGACGGACAGCGTTTCAAGTTGCAGCATGGTTTCTCCCCGTAAGATTCATGGTTTGTTTATGATTGGCGCATCGTTTTACCGGTTTGCACCATGAAGCTCAAGTTCACCAAAATGCAGGGCCTTGGCAATGATTTCGCCGTGCT
The DNA window shown above is from Laribacter hongkongensis DSM 14985 and carries:
- a CDS encoding crotonase/enoyl-CoA hydratase family protein, whose amino-acid sequence is MLQLETLSVALEAHVATIHFNRPDKANALNEQMWEELRRAFEWADDTPEVRVVVLAGEGRHFCAGIDLMMLAGLQQAIHDPCEGRKREKLLATIRRLQRSVTALEACRKPVIAAIHGACVGGGLDVALAADIRLAAGNATFCVKEIDIGMVADVGTLQRLHHVVGDGRARELALTGRQIDAEEAERIGLVTQVLPDKEILLSAASELAGMLAGKSPLALRGTKQVLNYSRDHSVAEGLEQVAHWNAAMLISSDIQAAVMAQMQGQTPVFAD